A stretch of Carya illinoinensis cultivar Pawnee chromosome 14, C.illinoinensisPawnee_v1, whole genome shotgun sequence DNA encodes these proteins:
- the LOC122293962 gene encoding protein NRT1/ PTR FAMILY 7.3-like: protein MAACLNVCNKGAVDGKVKRGQEVCTLDGTVDRHGRPAVRERTGTWVAGSLILVNQGLATLAFFGVGVNLVLFLTRVLGQDNADAANNVSKWTGTVYLFSLVGAFLSDSYLGRYKTCVIFQTIFVLGLVSLSLSTYLFLLEPSGCGNEQSPCGSHSGFHMALFYLSIYLIALGNGGYQPNIATFGADQFDEEDPNEGNSKIAFFSYFYLALNLGSLFSNTVLGYFEDEGIWALGFWASAGSATLALVLFLSGTPWYRHFKPKGNPLSRCCQVLVAATRKWKVKLMPREEDLFELEVNDQSSKNGDRKILHTQGFKFLDRAAVITSENIHQMDKETYNPWYLCTVTQVEELKCVLRLLPIWLCTILYSVVFTQMASLFVEQGAAMKTTLSGFHVPPASMSSFDILSVAAFIFIYRRVLEPLFAMRKRNGKGLTELRRMGIGLVIAILAMVAAGVVECFRLNNATTDCSNCEGSSSMSIFWQIPQYVLVGASEVFMYVGQLEFFNGQAPDGLKSFGSALCMTSISLGNYVSSLLVTIVMKISTRDDMPGWIPSNLNRGHLDLFFFLLAALTTADLMIYIVCAKWYKYIKFEGKNGDNINACKQAELGVV, encoded by the exons ATGGCGGCTTGCTTAAATGTCTGCAACAAG GGTGCCGTGGACGGAAAGGTCAAACGGGGGCAAGAGGTTTGTACACTTGATGGAACCGTTGATCGGCACGGCCGCCCTGCAGTCCGAGAGAGAACTGGTACTTGGGTTGCTGGAAGTTTGATCCTAG TGAATCAAGGGCTGGCTACATTGGCATTCTTTGGAGTAGGAGTGaacttggttttgtttttgacGAGGGTGTTGGGTCAAGACAACGCTGATGCAGCTAACAATGTCAGCAAATGGACAGGAACTGTTTACCTTTTCTCTCTTGTTGGGGCCTTCCTGAGTGACTCTTACTTGGGAAGGTACAAGACTTGTGTCATCTTCCAAACCATCTTTGTCCTC GGGCTTGTTTCACTATCACTATCAACATACTTATTCTTACTCGAGCCTAGTGGTTGTGGTAATGAACAATCTCCTTGTGGATCCCATTCAGGCTTCCATATGGCTCTGTTCTACCTCTCAATATACTTGATTGCCCTAGGAAACGGAGGTTACCAACCTAACATAGCCACATTTGGGGCAGATCAGTTTGATGAAGAGGACCCTAATGAAGGGAACTCCAAAATAGCCTTCTTTAGCTACTTCTACTTGGCTTTGAACTTGGGTTCTCTCTTTTCAAACACTGTTTTGGGCTATTTTGAGGATGAAGGAATATGGGCATTAGGATTTTGGGCATCAGCTGGCTCTGCTACTCTGGCATTGGTCTTGTTTCTGTCGGGCACCCCATGGTACAGGCATTTCAAACCTAAAGGCAACCCTCTCTCTAGGTGTTGCCAAGTGCTGGTAGCTGCCACAAGAAAATGGAAGGTTAAGCTGATGCCAAGGGAAGAAGATTTGTTTGAATTAGAAGTAAATGATCAATCTTCCAAGAATGGGGATAGAAAGATACTTCACACTCAAGGCTTCAA ATTCTTAGATAGAGCAGCAGTTATCACTTCAGAGAACATCCACCAGATGGACAAAGAAACTTATAATCCATGGTATCTTTGCACTGTGACACAAGTTGAAGAGTTGAAATGCGTTTTACGACTGCTTCCAATATGGCTATGCACGATTCTCTATTCGGTAGTTTTCACTCAAATGGCATCTCTATTCGTGGAACAAGGTGCTGCCATGAAAACCACCCTTTCGGGCTTCCACGTTCCTCCAGCAAGCATGTCTAGTTTTGACATCCTCAGTGTAGCAGCTTTCATATTCATCTACAGGCGGGTTCTCGAACCTCTTTTTGCCATGAGGAAGCGCAATGGTAAAGGGTTAACCGAGCTTCGGAGGATGGGAATCGGCCTTGTCATAGCAATATTAGCGATGGTTGCAGCTGGGGTTGTGGAGTGTTTCAGATTAAACAATGCAACGACAGATTGCAGCAACTGTGAAGGCTCAAGCTCAATGAGCATCTTTTGGCAAATTCCCCAATATGTGCTTGTAGGAGCATCTGAGGTTTTCATGTATGTTGGGCAGCTAGAGTTCTTCAATGGGCAGGCTCCTGATGGATTAAAGAGCTTTGGAAGTGCTCTCTGCATGACATCCATATCACTAGGCAACTATGTGAGCAGTTTGCTGGTGACAATTGTCATGAAAATCTCAACCAGAGATGACATGCCTGGTTGGATCCCAAGTAACCTTAACAGAGGACATTTAGACCTGTTCTTCTTCCTCTTAGCAGCTTTGACAACAGCCGATCTCATGATCTACATTGTCTGTGCAAAGTGGTATAAGTATATCAAGTTTGAAGGAAAGAATGGAGACAACATTAATGCCTGCAAGCAAGCTGAGCTTGGAGTGGTATAG